One part of the Desulfotignum phosphitoxidans DSM 13687 genome encodes these proteins:
- the recB gene encoding exodeoxyribonuclease V subunit beta produces MNPLNPFDLDLQQTTLIEASAGTGKTYTITTLVTRLIAKGYPIESILVVTFTEAAAAELKLRIRDRLSRVLAGMGSTGAKPAEDLSDPLISFLAAQPDPDQVRRRIRLALTDFDQATIMTIHAFCLQTLTAHAFETGTAFDMELMKDASGFYRQVCMDYFMTRINDLDPLMLRFLAKKNLTPETLGRALKPAVSRPGLTLIPPDPGFSNVCDAYRQTCARVGDRLEKQIQEIIDMIRLDPGLDKRSYSARNVPKWLESVRKTLEAEGDNALFVMTEKGDPLYRFCYTCLEQKTKSSARCPVHPFFDDCQTLYDLYQVMEADLLAIRHAFLPFYHQALAELKQQQGQCFFDDLVHDLARALTPGPGSRMLIRAVQDQYQACLIDEFQDTDPDQYRIFATLFAHAPSRFGGNRPFFMIGDPKQAIYAFRGGDIFAYLSASRHCEQQFTLEKNYRSSPVLVQAVNDLFSAGPDPFVFKEIPFNRVGTPETAGHGLMDDTGWVPPLGFDFLSRDHLPLDKQGYVTKDTARRMIPDLVAQKMLSDMTAGLTVKHKTGNRARIDFKDMAVLVRTNQEAQDIQAALSKKDIPCYLSKTGSVFDSPQAIALNDILWAVFRPDQVGFVNAALTSSVFGFDPNDLAGLPQTKVWQWQDRFRHWKTIWESRGFIPMIQDLLHCKEGLLHPESVMDDRGLTNFYHLVELVSQTALRRHLSLFYLLQWYQTQLFADTREETADELRLESDRNAVAIVTIHKSKGLEYPIVYLPYLWSSPGPKGGDPVLFHDPDNDFQLCFDLRGSGFQGADIQGLDRSIDRHDLEAQAEQRRLLYVAVTRASAMCRIFWAGISGVGASALGSLIHPQGCDTDAHMIQDLTALAGEMPHICVQMVTPGEAVPAMTETVSPVISLAPRSLDRPVRSGFQITSFSALVKGGPDAGGPGERPGGSRDEWVSDDGLPDADAGPPVDAGDRDVTPIRLSGFPKGAGAGDFFHAVLENMDFQWDPARVFAGVSAYLPRFGFSRERFAHPVTAAIQDVIATPLSSGKHGFCLKDIAMSHRMTEAEFLFDVTRLDGFVPADLFAKTVRWKAYAKALQKYGSSRLSGFIKGFIDLVVRHDGKYYLVDYKSNFLGEAYEDYNKTAIEQAMETHDYVLQYHIYTLALHRYLSWRMKNYDPKKDFGGVFYLFIRGMHPDRPGSGVFFDSPNVCF; encoded by the coding sequence ATGAATCCATTGAACCCGTTTGATCTGGATCTTCAACAGACCACACTCATCGAAGCCAGTGCCGGCACCGGCAAGACCTATACCATCACCACCCTGGTGACCCGGCTCATTGCCAAAGGATATCCCATTGAATCCATTCTGGTGGTGACATTCACGGAAGCGGCTGCCGCAGAACTCAAACTGCGGATCAGGGACCGGCTGTCCCGTGTTCTGGCCGGCATGGGTTCGACCGGTGCCAAACCGGCCGAAGATTTGTCTGATCCATTGATTTCGTTTCTGGCGGCCCAGCCGGATCCGGATCAGGTGCGCCGGCGCATCCGGCTGGCGTTGACGGATTTTGACCAGGCAACCATCATGACCATCCATGCGTTCTGCCTCCAGACCCTGACGGCCCACGCCTTTGAAACGGGCACGGCCTTTGACATGGAACTGATGAAAGATGCATCCGGATTCTACCGCCAGGTGTGCATGGATTATTTCATGACCCGGATCAATGACCTGGATCCCCTGATGCTCCGGTTTCTGGCCAAAAAAAACCTGACCCCGGAAACCCTGGGCCGGGCGTTGAAGCCGGCGGTGTCACGGCCCGGTCTGACCCTGATCCCGCCGGATCCCGGATTTTCGAATGTGTGTGATGCCTATCGACAAACCTGTGCCCGGGTGGGGGACCGGCTGGAAAAACAGATTCAGGAGATTATCGATATGATCCGGCTGGATCCGGGCCTGGACAAACGCAGTTATTCCGCCAGAAATGTGCCCAAATGGCTGGAATCAGTCCGGAAAACCCTGGAAGCGGAAGGGGACAATGCCCTGTTTGTGATGACGGAAAAAGGGGATCCCCTGTACCGGTTCTGCTACACCTGCCTGGAACAGAAAACCAAATCCAGTGCCCGTTGTCCGGTGCATCCATTTTTTGATGACTGCCAGACCCTGTATGATCTGTACCAGGTGATGGAAGCTGATTTGCTGGCCATCCGGCACGCATTTCTGCCGTTTTATCATCAGGCCCTGGCTGAATTGAAACAGCAGCAGGGCCAGTGCTTTTTTGACGATCTGGTGCATGACCTGGCCCGGGCGTTGACCCCAGGTCCCGGCAGCCGGATGTTGATCCGGGCGGTTCAGGATCAGTATCAGGCCTGCCTGATCGATGAATTCCAGGATACAGACCCGGACCAGTACCGGATTTTTGCCACGCTGTTTGCACACGCACCGTCCCGGTTCGGCGGCAATCGGCCGTTTTTCATGATCGGTGATCCCAAACAGGCCATTTATGCGTTTCGGGGCGGTGATATTTTTGCGTATCTGTCGGCCAGCCGCCACTGTGAGCAGCAGTTTACCCTGGAAAAAAATTACCGATCCTCCCCCGTGCTGGTCCAGGCGGTCAATGACCTGTTCTCAGCCGGGCCTGATCCATTTGTTTTTAAAGAAATCCCGTTCAACCGGGTGGGAACCCCGGAAACCGCCGGCCACGGGCTTATGGATGACACGGGATGGGTCCCGCCCCTGGGGTTTGATTTTTTATCCCGGGATCATCTGCCTTTGGACAAACAGGGATATGTGACAAAAGACACGGCCCGGCGGATGATTCCGGATCTCGTGGCCCAAAAAATGTTGTCGGACATGACGGCCGGGCTCACGGTAAAACATAAAACCGGTAACCGGGCCCGGATCGATTTCAAAGACATGGCTGTGCTGGTGCGGACCAATCAGGAGGCTCAGGATATCCAGGCCGCCCTTTCAAAAAAAGATATTCCCTGTTATCTGTCTAAAACCGGATCTGTGTTTGATTCGCCCCAGGCCATTGCGCTCAACGATATTTTATGGGCCGTGTTCCGTCCGGATCAGGTGGGATTTGTCAATGCCGCTTTGACCTCGTCGGTGTTCGGGTTTGATCCAAATGATCTGGCCGGACTGCCGCAAACTAAAGTGTGGCAGTGGCAGGACCGGTTCAGACACTGGAAAACGATCTGGGAATCCCGGGGGTTCATCCCAATGATCCAGGACCTGCTGCATTGCAAAGAAGGGCTCCTGCATCCGGAGTCGGTCATGGATGACCGGGGGCTGACCAATTTTTACCATCTGGTGGAACTGGTCTCCCAGACGGCATTGCGCCGGCATCTGTCTTTGTTTTACCTGCTCCAGTGGTATCAGACCCAGCTGTTTGCCGACACCCGGGAAGAAACCGCGGATGAGCTGCGTCTGGAAAGCGACCGCAATGCCGTGGCCATTGTGACCATTCATAAAAGCAAAGGCCTGGAATATCCCATTGTATATCTGCCGTATCTCTGGTCTTCTCCCGGGCCTAAAGGGGGAGACCCGGTTTTGTTCCATGACCCGGACAATGATTTTCAGCTTTGTTTTGATCTGCGGGGTTCGGGATTCCAGGGGGCGGATATTCAAGGGTTGGATCGATCCATTGACCGGCATGATCTGGAGGCGCAAGCAGAGCAGCGCCGGCTGCTGTATGTGGCCGTGACCCGGGCCTCGGCCATGTGCCGGATTTTCTGGGCCGGGATCAGTGGGGTAGGGGCTTCCGCCTTAGGCAGCCTGATCCATCCCCAGGGCTGTGACACGGATGCACATATGATCCAGGATTTGACCGCCCTGGCCGGGGAGATGCCGCACATTTGCGTGCAGATGGTGACACCCGGTGAGGCCGTTCCGGCAATGACTGAAACGGTGTCCCCGGTGATATCCCTGGCCCCCCGGTCTCTGGACCGGCCGGTCCGATCCGGGTTTCAGATCACCAGTTTCAGCGCCTTGGTCAAAGGGGGGCCCGATGCCGGAGGCCCCGGGGAACGGCCAGGCGGGAGCCGGGATGAATGGGTATCAGATGACGGGTTGCCGGATGCGGATGCCGGGCCGCCCGTGGATGCCGGTGACCGGGACGTCACCCCGATCCGGCTGAGCGGGTTTCCCAAAGGGGCCGGGGCCGGTGATTTTTTTCATGCAGTGCTGGAAAACATGGATTTTCAATGGGATCCGGCCCGTGTGTTTGCCGGTGTGTCTGCGTATCTGCCCCGGTTCGGATTCTCCCGGGAAAGGTTTGCCCATCCAGTGACCGCAGCTATCCAGGATGTGATCGCAACCCCGCTGTCATCGGGAAAACACGGATTTTGCCTCAAAGACATTGCCATGTCCCACCGGATGACCGAAGCGGAGTTTCTGTTTGATGTGACCCGGCTGGACGGATTTGTGCCGGCGGATCTGTTTGCAAAGACCGTGCGATGGAAGGCATATGCCAAAGCATTGCAGAAATATGGTTCAAGCCGGTTGTCCGGATTCATCAAAGGATTCATCGATCTGGTGGTGCGGCATGACGGGAAATATTATCTGGTGGATTATAAATCCAATTTTCTGGGGGAGGCGTATGAAGATTACAACAAGACCGCCATCGAACAGGCCATGGAAACCCATGACTATGTCTTGCAGTACCACATCTACACCCTGGCCCTGCACCGGTATCTGTCATGGCGCATGAAAAACTATGATCCCAAAAAAGATTTCGGGGGCGTCTTTTATCTGTTTATCCGGGGCATGCATCCGGACCGGCCCGGATCCGGGGTGTTTTTTGATTCCCCTAACGTTTGTTTCTGA
- the recC gene encoding exodeoxyribonuclease V subunit gamma, which yields MLNLVKSNRMEILIQALAEVTARVPEDPLAPEWICIQSRGMKQWISLELARIRGISARLKFLFPADLILYFLDRHPDQPVLDVDALVWAVYARLDDSDPDSPLAPLASYFKSDDTGKKKIQLAQKIAAVLDDYQVYRPDMLVNWETHGTLLHPENPDEIWQSRLWQNIVSDSRARSFPGQMAALVTAALEKKLPALPHQICLFGLSSVPPSFMNVFSALDTDVFVFLLTPSNQYFFDMVSPGQMDRMALKNRDTSGTDPEDAYWEISHPLLASMGRSSRQFMQLLETEPYLEPFDDLFVDPAADPVANAGPVSMLSCLQSDILNLTFRHPEGDAPPVAVSLDDTSIQVHACHSPMREAQVLKDLLLDTLARDSTIAPHDMIVMMPDIEAYAPFIEAVFSREPAIPFSISDRRHKTESPTIDAFLKIFAMKGSRMAQSDVMSLLQCPVIAETFDIAPGDIRELTDMVHRAGILWGMDPDHRRDLTGKGFKENTWQFGFERLFLGIAMPAAHETLVNDVLPCSFAEGTNAVILGQFAHFCHTLFRHLDTLDAQYTPGQWEQVFTALIQEMMTPDLEREPDFRFLYQVCQDLTRAADIAGFTGKIGFYAARDLVENKLDQTFSRGGFLTGGVTFCNLVPMRSIPFKVVALMGMDEAAFPRKMVPKSFDLMAAYPRPGDKNMRDEDRTLFLETMLSARNRLIITYTGMGIQDNAPLPCSGVVSELADVIHAGFVFPFGYQWWITHRLHPFNPAYFDGTPALFSYSEEQCRIARSRTHRRSDTPRPLSPDMDGPGAMDQASDLPDPVSEPDTVSLQTLCRFFNHPLSMFYQTTPKIVFPEAEEPLPDREPFQVSGLARYQLGSWILEKELNLSGYPLARAGGQLPLGNQGCLAWENLLETTRPIQALAAKQVPDTPRDSVAVDLVVNKCRVQGLVSDLYQEDKGAVRCVTEFGRIHARRLVTNWILHLAATLMMPNTPVTTRIIGTDPFRRQSVGMQTFTPVGESARPYLEHLVTLYYQGLTRPWPFFPDTGLALARALAEKEYDLHDDVLAMAMKKARPAWFNAHTQTGEKTDRYTAMWMEHYPDPLETLTHLQTSGMVDHSLAVFKPLLAHLESGA from the coding sequence GTGCTGAACCTGGTAAAAAGCAATCGCATGGAGATCCTCATACAGGCCCTGGCCGAGGTCACGGCCCGGGTGCCGGAAGATCCTCTGGCGCCGGAATGGATCTGCATCCAGTCCCGGGGGATGAAACAGTGGATCTCTCTGGAGCTGGCCCGAATCCGGGGCATCAGCGCCCGATTGAAATTTCTGTTTCCCGCAGACCTGATCCTTTATTTTCTGGACCGACATCCGGATCAACCCGTGCTGGATGTGGATGCCCTGGTATGGGCTGTGTATGCCCGGCTGGACGATTCTGACCCGGATAGTCCACTGGCACCGCTGGCATCCTATTTCAAGTCCGATGACACCGGGAAAAAAAAGATTCAGCTGGCACAAAAGATTGCCGCGGTGCTGGATGACTACCAGGTGTACCGCCCTGACATGCTGGTGAACTGGGAAACCCATGGCACGTTGCTGCATCCGGAAAACCCTGACGAGATCTGGCAGTCCCGGCTGTGGCAAAATATTGTATCTGATTCCAGGGCCCGGTCGTTTCCCGGGCAGATGGCTGCCCTGGTCACGGCCGCTTTGGAAAAAAAATTGCCGGCTCTGCCTCATCAGATCTGTCTGTTCGGGCTGTCTTCCGTGCCGCCGTCGTTCATGAACGTGTTTTCAGCACTGGACACGGATGTGTTTGTGTTTTTGCTCACCCCGTCCAACCAGTATTTTTTCGATATGGTTTCCCCGGGCCAGATGGACCGGATGGCCCTGAAAAACCGGGATACGTCCGGCACAGACCCTGAAGACGCGTACTGGGAAATCAGCCATCCCCTGCTGGCGTCTATGGGCCGATCCAGCCGGCAGTTCATGCAGCTGCTGGAAACAGAACCATACCTGGAGCCGTTTGACGACCTGTTTGTGGACCCGGCAGCCGACCCGGTTGCAAATGCAGGCCCGGTGTCCATGCTTTCCTGTCTCCAGTCCGACATCCTGAACCTGACTTTCCGGCATCCTGAGGGAGACGCGCCACCGGTGGCCGTGTCTTTGGATGACACATCCATCCAGGTCCATGCCTGCCATTCTCCCATGCGGGAGGCCCAGGTGTTAAAGGACCTGCTTCTGGACACACTGGCCCGTGATTCAACCATCGCGCCCCATGACATGATTGTCATGATGCCGGATATCGAGGCCTATGCCCCGTTTATCGAAGCGGTGTTCTCCCGGGAGCCGGCCATTCCTTTTTCCATTTCCGACCGGCGGCATAAAACCGAATCCCCCACCATTGACGCGTTTTTAAAAATTTTTGCCATGAAAGGCTCCCGGATGGCGCAATCGGATGTTATGAGTCTGCTGCAATGCCCGGTCATTGCGGAAACCTTTGACATCGCCCCCGGAGATATCAGAGAATTGACGGACATGGTGCACCGGGCCGGTATTCTCTGGGGCATGGATCCGGATCATCGCCGGGATCTCACGGGAAAGGGTTTCAAGGAAAACACCTGGCAGTTCGGTTTTGAGCGGCTGTTTCTGGGAATCGCCATGCCGGCTGCACACGAAACACTGGTGAACGACGTGCTGCCCTGTTCGTTTGCCGAAGGCACCAATGCCGTAATTCTGGGACAATTCGCCCATTTCTGCCATACCCTGTTCCGGCATCTGGACACGCTGGATGCGCAGTATACCCCCGGACAATGGGAACAGGTGTTCACCGCCCTGATCCAGGAAATGATGACCCCTGACCTGGAGCGGGAACCGGATTTCCGGTTTTTGTATCAGGTATGCCAGGATCTGACCCGGGCCGCGGATATCGCGGGATTCACAGGGAAAATCGGTTTTTATGCGGCCCGGGACCTGGTGGAGAACAAACTGGATCAAACCTTTTCCCGGGGTGGATTTCTGACCGGGGGCGTGACATTCTGCAACCTGGTGCCCATGCGCAGCATTCCTTTCAAGGTCGTGGCGCTGATGGGGATGGATGAGGCCGCGTTTCCCAGAAAAATGGTTCCCAAAAGTTTTGACCTCATGGCCGCTTATCCCCGGCCCGGAGATAAAAATATGCGGGATGAGGACCGGACCCTGTTTCTGGAAACCATGCTGTCGGCCCGCAACCGTCTGATCATCACCTATACGGGCATGGGCATCCAGGACAATGCCCCGCTTCCGTGTTCCGGCGTGGTGAGTGAACTGGCCGATGTCATCCATGCCGGTTTTGTGTTTCCTTTCGGATATCAGTGGTGGATCACCCATCGGCTGCACCCGTTTAATCCGGCTTATTTTGACGGCACCCCGGCATTGTTTTCCTATTCAGAAGAGCAATGCCGGATTGCCCGGTCCCGGACCCACCGGAGATCAGACACCCCCCGGCCATTGTCCCCAGATATGGACGGGCCCGGCGCAATGGACCAGGCATCGGATTTGCCAGACCCTGTTTCGGAACCGGACACCGTGTCGTTACAGACATTGTGCCGGTTTTTCAACCATCCTTTGTCCATGTTTTACCAGACCACACCAAAGATCGTGTTTCCGGAAGCGGAAGAACCGCTGCCGGACCGGGAACCCTTTCAGGTATCCGGTCTGGCCCGGTATCAGCTGGGGTCCTGGATCCTGGAAAAAGAGCTGAACCTGTCCGGATATCCGCTGGCCCGGGCCGGGGGGCAGTTGCCGCTGGGAAACCAAGGGTGTCTGGCCTGGGAGAATCTGTTGGAGACCACCCGTCCCATCCAGGCCCTGGCCGCAAAACAGGTGCCGGACACGCCCCGGGATTCGGTGGCCGTGGACCTGGTTGTCAACAAATGCCGGGTTCAGGGCCTGGTGTCTGATCTGTATCAGGAAGATAAGGGCGCGGTTCGATGCGTGACCGAGTTCGGCCGCATTCATGCCAGGCGGCTGGTGACAAACTGGATCCTGCACCTGGCCGCAACCCTGATGATGCCAAACACCCCCGTGACCACCCGGATCATCGGCACCGACCCGTTCCGTCGCCAGTCTGTGGGAATGCAGACGTTCACCCCCGTGGGAGAATCGGCCCGCCCATACCTGGAACACCTGGTAACGCTGTATTATCAGGGCCTGACCCGGCCCTGGCCTTTTTTCCCGGACACGGGCCTGGCCCTGGCCCGGGCCCTGGCGGAAAAAGAGTATGATCTGCACGATGATGTATTGGCTATGGCCATGAAAAAAGCCCGGCCGGCCTGGTTCAATGCCCATACCCAGACGGGTGAGAAAACAGACCGGTACACGGCCATGTGGATGGAACATTACCCAGATCCCCTGGAAACACTGACGCATCTGCAAACCTCAGGCATGGTGGATCACAGCCTGGCCGTGTTCAAACCCCTGCTGGCGCATCTGGAGTCCGGCGCATGA
- a CDS encoding DUF4139 domain-containing protein, which produces MMQTFRLFFSFSLIFTLMCGGPAHARIDTAVLTETRQTEAYIYRSADLTLIKDTRTLYFAKGMNPVRFSWSGTRIDPTSLSFDISDKSLPLEITQTQFPAREKNQAIWHVSATQPCRAEVVLSYFTPGISWQPHYTAVLSQDRTRMKLTGQVRVENRSGMDYRDATVHLVTGKIHLLDRIADLANQPFPYGRPDTRGADNPQQDMVARGKALLESAPALMIQSEKAASPAPRAITKSRASDYMVYTLDGQKSLLNGWSDRLTFVEAGSVPVDTLHVFDASQFGNGVMQMVSFTNDTDSGLGSFPLPGGAVKVFQAIDPDGGMIFAGSDTADYIPSGKRHHLRLGPDPRITVVPKVMKYAKTHLTFDKKNNLSGFDEVRTWVIEVANFSDHPARIDIFQTLPHPHFAISGIQGQDEFQLIDQNRFKFSVLVSPAGKKNIHYTITTYQGDRQWQQKAVPSS; this is translated from the coding sequence ATGATGCAGACATTCCGGTTGTTTTTTTCTTTTTCTTTGATTTTCACCTTGATGTGCGGCGGGCCGGCCCATGCCCGGATCGACACAGCTGTGCTGACCGAAACCCGGCAGACCGAAGCCTATATTTACCGCAGCGCGGACTTGACCCTGATCAAAGACACCCGGACCCTTTATTTTGCCAAAGGCATGAATCCGGTCCGGTTTTCCTGGTCCGGCACGCGCATCGACCCCACCTCATTGTCCTTTGATATTTCCGACAAATCCCTGCCTTTAGAAATCACGCAGACCCAGTTTCCGGCCCGGGAGAAAAACCAGGCCATCTGGCATGTGTCGGCCACACAACCCTGCCGGGCTGAGGTGGTCTTGTCTTACTTCACGCCGGGTATTTCCTGGCAGCCCCATTACACGGCGGTGCTGTCCCAAGACCGGACCCGAATGAAATTAACCGGCCAGGTCCGGGTGGAAAACCGCTCCGGCATGGATTATCGTGATGCGACCGTGCATCTGGTAACAGGGAAAATTCATCTTTTGGACCGGATCGCGGATCTGGCAAACCAGCCGTTTCCCTATGGCCGGCCTGACACCCGGGGAGCCGACAACCCGCAGCAGGACATGGTCGCCCGGGGAAAAGCACTGCTGGAATCCGCCCCTGCCCTGATGATCCAGTCTGAAAAAGCCGCCTCTCCCGCGCCCCGGGCCATCACAAAATCCCGGGCATCCGATTATATGGTGTACACCCTTGACGGTCAGAAATCTCTTTTAAACGGCTGGTCCGACCGGCTGACCTTTGTGGAAGCCGGATCCGTGCCCGTTGACACATTGCATGTGTTTGACGCTTCACAGTTCGGCAATGGGGTGATGCAGATGGTTTCCTTTACCAATGACACGGATTCCGGGCTGGGATCGTTCCCGCTTCCCGGGGGTGCCGTCAAGGTGTTTCAGGCCATTGACCCAGACGGCGGCATGATCTTTGCCGGATCCGACACGGCGGACTACATCCCTTCGGGCAAACGCCATCATCTCCGCTTAGGGCCTGATCCCCGGATCACCGTGGTCCCTAAAGTCATGAAATATGCCAAAACCCATCTGACATTTGATAAAAAAAACAATCTGTCCGGATTTGACGAGGTCCGGACCTGGGTGATTGAGGTGGCCAATTTTTCCGACCACCCGGCCCGGATCGACATATTTCAGACCCTGCCCCACCCCCATTTTGCCATCTCCGGCATCCAGGGCCAGGATGAATTCCAGCTCATCGACCAGAACCGGTTCAAGTTTTCAGTCCTGGTTTCTCCGGCCGGCAAAAAAAATATCCATTACACGATCACCACATATCAAGGAGACAGACAATGGCAGCAAAAAGCGGTTCCATCTTCATGA
- a CDS encoding DsbA family protein, protein MMTHTNIENPEISPILHRISGCPAAIIFWILILCLLPNPVPADTPTLKPDNIQPGQTAASSAVLDEAALKAGIAHRLRTAREDRDDRFQHFSSAHVHIEKKIPVHISDTLTVFAVKLRLMPPVSDASPEFITLVVDDTGTLQIGGIQDLATGSNLVQDVVDQMQAVDISDLPSDFGKLIYTGPGPHTLIVVSDPFCPHCRKGWEFIKLNLDQIHTLRLAHFPLSPAAETAGLVMADAYHRKSMVFEIIDFTYTVLDPSQDPLEILAQYMDEFPELTQNWGITPEHALTYLTDRFLTQIKADQQTIQTLGIHSTPVFFVNQTFIKGFNARKMEAAMP, encoded by the coding sequence ATGATGACACACACAAATATTGAAAACCCGGAAATTTCCCCGATTTTACATCGAATTTCCGGCTGTCCGGCGGCAATAATTTTCTGGATACTGATTCTGTGCCTTTTACCGAACCCCGTACCGGCCGATACCCCGACCCTTAAACCGGACAACATTCAACCCGGGCAGACCGCCGCCTCATCGGCGGTACTGGATGAGGCGGCCCTGAAAGCAGGGATCGCCCATCGGCTTCGCACGGCCCGGGAAGATCGGGATGACCGGTTCCAACATTTTTCTTCGGCCCACGTGCACATTGAAAAAAAAATACCGGTTCATATCAGCGACACCCTGACCGTGTTTGCCGTCAAACTCAGACTCATGCCCCCGGTTTCAGATGCATCGCCCGAATTCATCACCCTGGTGGTGGATGACACCGGGACCTTGCAGATCGGCGGCATTCAGGATCTGGCCACGGGCAGCAACCTGGTACAGGACGTCGTGGATCAGATGCAGGCTGTGGATATCTCCGATCTGCCTTCTGATTTCGGCAAACTCATTTACACCGGCCCAGGCCCGCACACCCTGATTGTCGTTTCCGATCCTTTCTGCCCCCATTGCCGGAAAGGATGGGAATTCATCAAGCTGAATCTGGATCAAATCCACACCCTGCGCCTGGCCCATTTCCCGTTGAGCCCGGCTGCGGAAACCGCCGGCCTGGTCATGGCGGACGCGTATCACCGAAAATCCATGGTGTTTGAAATCATTGATTTTACCTATACCGTTTTAGACCCATCCCAGGATCCTCTGGAGATTCTGGCGCAATACATGGACGAGTTTCCGGAATTAACACAAAACTGGGGCATAACCCCTGAACACGCCCTGACCTATCTGACCGACCGGTTTCTCACCCAAATCAAAGCTGACCAGCAGACCATCCAGACCCTGGGCATCCATTCCACGCCGGTCTTTTTTGTCAACCAGACCTTTATCAAGGGATTCAATGCCCGGAAAATGGAAGCAGCCATGCCATGA
- a CDS encoding transporter substrate-binding domain-containing protein — protein sequence MPRKISKSGFPASHYISDLPLSRESEIYLYQSNGQINASNQKALPEKKSYNIDPIPLTPQEQTLIKQAGTIRISNEMDWPPLDFAVAGEPRGYAIDLIRLLAHMTGLKIEFINGYTWPELLDQFKNGDIDVIHPVVRSDMTQDIGVFSDPLITLPQAVVTRPGSDPITTLPQDLHLIIHPQHHFLVPILNKALAAIPDRQRQAMKETWLSPGPEIAQASNQSLETVPYSRLIEIAGQKALENQLHKTVINGEDHLIFVTLLDPDPSSREYFAVVVPSRQILADCLEKLKTSILITIACMILLLPLCWLFATPVVNPIKRLAAENRKIKHRQYDQVTLCSSVIKEIHDLAISLVDMSEAIQQHEQQQADLMDAVIQTSAGAIDDKSPYTGQHCARVPELALMMVRAADQSNTPPFDRFSFHSKDQLREFQIGAWLHDCGKIITPEHIMNKGTKLETIYNRIHEIRMRFEVLWRDAQIQTLEKNWQNRKKTGNGRKNWQPHARHCKPIFPLSPESISAEKNCQKRILNESRHWLPSPGSAISTIGWVCHPRKHPCIPIRLRPCPQRNICSATNPGI from the coding sequence GTGCCCCGGAAAATCTCAAAATCGGGGTTTCCGGCCAGCCACTATATAAGCGACCTGCCGTTGAGCCGGGAAAGTGAAATTTATCTGTATCAGTCCAATGGTCAGATCAACGCCTCCAATCAAAAAGCCCTGCCTGAAAAAAAGTCATATAACATCGACCCCATCCCTTTGACACCTCAGGAACAAACATTGATCAAACAAGCGGGGACCATCAGGATTTCCAATGAAATGGACTGGCCCCCACTGGATTTTGCAGTGGCCGGAGAACCGCGGGGATACGCCATTGATTTGATCCGGCTTCTGGCCCATATGACGGGCCTGAAAATCGAATTCATCAACGGGTATACCTGGCCGGAACTGCTGGACCAGTTCAAAAACGGGGACATCGATGTGATACACCCGGTGGTCCGAAGTGACATGACTCAAGATATCGGGGTGTTTTCCGATCCATTGATCACCCTGCCCCAGGCCGTGGTGACACGTCCGGGTTCTGATCCCATCACCACCTTGCCCCAGGATCTGCACCTGATCATTCATCCCCAGCACCATTTCCTGGTCCCGATACTGAACAAGGCCCTGGCAGCCATTCCGGACCGGCAACGACAGGCAATGAAAGAAACCTGGCTGTCCCCCGGCCCGGAAATTGCCCAGGCTTCAAACCAGTCCCTTGAGACTGTGCCCTATTCCCGCCTGATTGAGATCGCCGGCCAAAAAGCCCTTGAAAATCAATTACACAAAACCGTTATAAACGGAGAAGATCATTTAATTTTTGTCACGTTGCTGGATCCGGATCCCTCCAGCCGGGAATATTTTGCCGTGGTGGTGCCCAGCAGACAGATCCTGGCGGATTGTCTGGAAAAACTCAAAACATCCATTTTGATCACCATTGCCTGCATGATTCTGCTGCTGCCGCTCTGCTGGCTGTTTGCCACCCCTGTTGTCAATCCCATCAAACGTCTGGCCGCTGAAAACAGGAAAATCAAGCACCGTCAATATGATCAAGTCACCTTATGCAGCAGCGTCATCAAAGAGATCCATGACCTGGCCATTTCCCTGGTGGACATGAGCGAGGCCATTCAACAGCATGAACAGCAGCAGGCAGATCTGATGGACGCGGTGATTCAAACCAGTGCCGGAGCCATTGACGACAAATCCCCATACACGGGCCAGCACTGCGCCCGGGTACCGGAACTGGCCCTGATGATGGTCCGGGCCGCCGACCAGTCCAACACCCCTCCCTTCGACCGGTTTTCCTTTCATTCAAAAGACCAGCTCAGGGAATTTCAAATCGGGGCCTGGCTGCATGACTGCGGCAAAATCATTACCCCGGAACATATCATGAACAAAGGCACCAAGCTGGAAACCATTTACAACCGCATCCATGAAATCCGCATGCGGTTTGAAGTGCTTTGGCGGGATGCCCAGATCCAGACCCTTGAAAAAAACTGGCAAAACCGGAAAAAAACCGGCAATGGGAGGAAGAACTGGCAGCCACACGCCAGACACTGCAAACCGATTTTTCCTTTATCGCCGGAATCAATATCGGCAGAGAAAAATTGTCAAAAGCGGATCTTGAACGAATCAAGGCACTGGCTACCATCACCTGGGAGCGCCATTTCGACAATCGGCTGGGTCTGTCACCCCAGGAAGCATCCCTGTATCCCGATCCGCCTTCGGCCCTGCCCGCAAAGGAACATCTGCTCAGCGACCAACCCTGGCATTTAA